One window of the Populus trichocarpa isolate Nisqually-1 chromosome 9, P.trichocarpa_v4.1, whole genome shotgun sequence genome contains the following:
- the LOC7490041 gene encoding U-box domain-containing protein 26 — MPGSLEPLDLTVQIPYHFRCPISLELMCDPVTVSTGQTYDRSSIESWVATGNTTCPVTRAPLTDFTLIPNHTLRRLIQDWCVANRAFGVERIPTPKQPAEPSLVRSLLNQAASASNPTHSRLSALRRLRGLARDSDKNRSVISSHNVREVLVNLVFSTSQSSDLSHESLAILVLFPLTEFDCVGISSEPERISYLANLLFHSSIEVRVNSAALIENVIAGTRSSDLRLQISNTEIIFEGVIEILKNPLSSPRALKIGIKALFALCLVKQTRHKAVTAGAAETLIDRLADFDKCDAERALATIELLCRIQVGCAAFAAHALTVPLLVKTILKISDRATEYAAGALLALCSASELSQKEAVCAGILTQLLLLVQSDCTDRAKRKAQMLLKLLRDAWPEDSVGNSDDFLCSEVVPF, encoded by the coding sequence ATGCCTGGAAGCTTGGAGCCTTTAGATTTAACAGTTCAGATTCCATACCATTTTCGGTGTCCGATCTCTCTTGAACTAATGTGTGACCCAGTCACCGTTAGCACAGGTCAGACTTACGATCGTTCCAGCATAGAATCATGGGTAGCCACCGGTAATACTACCTGTCCTGTTACCCGAGCCCCACTCACCGACTTCACTTTAATCCCAAACCACACCCTTCGCCGTTTGATTCAAGATTGGTGTGTTGCAAATCGTGCTTTCGGCGTTGAACGAATTCCAACCCCGAAACAGCCTGCCGAACCGAGTTTAGTTCGTTCCTTGTTAAACCAAGCAGCTTCCGCGTCAAATCCAACTCACTCTCGCCTCTCTGCTCTCCGCCGACTCAGAGGACTCGCTCGAGATTCCGATAAGAACCGCTCTGTCATTTCCTCTCATAACGTTCGTGAAGTTCTTGTCAACCTCGTGTTTTCAACCTCTCAGTCGTCGGACTTGAGCCACGAGTCACTCGCGATCCTGGTTCTGTTTCCGCTCACTGAGTTCGACTGTGTGGGGATATCTTCAGAACCGGAGCGGATCAGTTATTTAGCTAATTTACTATTCCATTCATCAATCGAAGTCCGAGTCAACTCAGCTGCACTCATTGAAAATGTTATTGCAGGAACAAGATCATCAGATCTTCGACTTCAAATTAGCAACACAGAGATTATCTTCGAAGGAGTGatagagattttaaaaaatcctttaTCATCCCCTCGAGCGCTTAAAATTGGGATAAAAGCGCTCTTCGCTTTATGTCTAGTTAAACAAACAAGGCATAAAGCGGTCACCGCCGGAGCGGCGGAGACATTAATCGACAGACTGGCAGATTTTGATAAATGTGATGCAGAAAGAGCCCTGGCTACAATAGAATTACTTTGCAGAATACAAGTTGGTTGCGCAGCATTTGCAGCGCACGCGCTGACTGTGCCGTTGTTAGTCAAGACTATCCTGAAGATATCGGATAGAGCGACGGAGTACGCGGCGGGAGCGTTGCTGGCGCTGTGTTCAGCGTCGGAGCTGAGTCAGAAGGAGGCGGTTTGTGCAGGGATATTGACGCAGTTGTTGCTGTTAGTACAGAGTGATTGTACTGATAGGGCTAAGAGGAAGGCGCAGATGTTGCTGAAGTTGTTAAGGGATGCATGGCCTGAGGATTCTGTCGGCAATTCTGATGATTTTCTTTGCAGTGAAGTGGTGCCGTTTTGA